In the genome of Candidatus Ornithobacterium hominis, the window ATCTTCAGATAAAGGATTAGAAGAAGTTGAAAAGGATACGGTAGTGATGGATTACTCTCCAGAGAAAGAACTTGAAATAACAGAAAAAGCCATAGAATTACTGAACAAGTCATATAAATAAACTCGTTTGAAAAACCTCCTGTACATATTATTTTTAATACCCGTAGTGCATTATCGAATGAGGTTAATTTTTAAATTGTTAATGTTACTATGAAAGACAAATTTATTGAGATATTGAATAGTAGTCAAGGAGGTAATTTTTGTCAATATTCTTGTTTTGAATCCTTCAAAAGATTTGGCATAATTACGCCGTATCATAAATTGGTCACACAACTGCGAGAATAAAGTTTCTATACGTTTTCTACACTTTCTGAATGGATAGAACTGAGGTTTGTAATCTTTTTGATTTTTTCTTTTAGGGGTTTCTAACTGGATTTTTACCTCATTGAACAAGTCAAGCTGAACCGTTTGAGAAAGATAGCCCCTGTCTCCAAGTAACACGCAATCAGAAATTTGAAGTTTTATGTCTTTCAAATAATGAATGTCGTGAACGGAGGCGGGAGATAAGTCAAAACTTTGGAACACACCAGCAATAGAACAGATCGCATGTAGCTTGTAACCATAAAAGTGTAGATTTTGAGAAGCACAAAAACCTTTATTTGGCATTGAAAAGCTATTTTCTTTACAGATTTTGCTTCTGGAAGAGCGGGATAATTTACACACTTCTAAAGGCATGCTGTCCACCAAAAAATAGTTTTCAAAATCATTGAACTTTTTCACCATTTTGCACCTAATTTCTTCAAGAAAAGGGAAGAGTTTTCGTTTTCTTCTGTTGTAAACACTCCTTTCAATTTTAGATTCAATAGCCCAACCTTTTATCTCTCTAAAAAGTTGATACTCAGAATCGATAGATTTAAATTCTGCTAAAATAATTAAGCTTATCAACTCTATATCAGATAATTTTGGTTTCACTGGTTTAAAATAGAAATTTTCAGTTCCTGAAATTTCTATTAGTTTATTCAAAATAAAATTGTAATTTGCCTCTAGGTTGCTCATAATTGTATTTGATTGGTAACCAATGCAATTTGCTTTTCTTTAGGCTCATGGGCAACCTTTTTTATAATGCACTACGGGTTTAGAAAGGATATTTAATATAGTAAAATATGATATTCACTCCTCATATAATCTATTTATTAGATTGACTCTATATTGTCATTATGTATTTGTCTCACTTCTCATAGTATGTTTGCATTGTTAATTAAAACCAAGATTCGTACCTGATGGTTAGAGTTAACATATTAAAAATATTGTTTAATTTAAAATTCATACTAATCTTTAAATTATTGAAATATAAAATATTATAGGTGTATTTTAAATTTTAGGTAACGAATTAGTAACTCAACTTACTTCTTTTGATTTCATTGATTTTCATTGAAACTCAACACAGCGAGGATACAACATATTTACTTTTTGAACAAATTCTTATAACTTTACCTCGCCTGCACGGTGCAAGCGTGCTCCTCTATGGATGCCGACTCGCACCGTGCAGGCGAGGTAATATAAGTTAAAAGATATGCCTTCCTTGACTAATGACTTTTTTATGATTGTTCCGTAATTTTGTAGGACATAATTTTAAATATTTAAACAATATGGAACAGTATTTTGAAAAAGTCTTTCAAGACATCCACAGATAAGAGGAAAAGGTAACATTGCATGTAGCAACCGTTATCCCTGAAGCATTGGAAATGATTCGTCCTACTACAAAAGGAAAAATTTACGAAGACTATTTTGCTAAAGAGAAAAAACGATTAAAAAGTAGGCACAATCATTTTTTGAAAACCATCGCTCAATTCATTGGGCAGAAAGTAAAGCTGCTATAGTCGAGCTTATCTATGCACTACATGCTGCAAAAGCCATATCAGGTGGGCAAATTAGTCTGAATAAAATCGCCGTAACTTTTCAGGCTTTATTTAAGATTGAATTACAAGATATTCATCATACTTTCCACCGTATGAAAAGTCGTTCAAGTTCAAGAACCTTATTTTTGAATCAATTAGTCAATTCCTTAGAAACTTATATGGATAAGAATATCTAAGAATTGAGGCTTAACTTCGTATTTATCTAAGTGTTTTAATAAGTGATTATAGGCAATGGTAGAAAGGTCATCAAACTTAAAATCGTAGATATACATTGAAAAACCTTTTTCAATTTGTTGCTTGATATAATTGTTTACAATAGCATAGGATTTACCCGAACCAGGCGTACCCAAAACAATAGTCGCACGAAAAACAAAGACTAAATATTCTCAACAGGCTTAGATACTTAACACAAAGCCTTATAGAATGTTGAAAATATCTAGTCTCCAAATCGTTTTAAGACACAAAATTTAATAACGCTTAATGGCGTATAAATAGTTTTCACTCCGTACTAAATTTTCTCTCCTACCTAGACTTATTAACCGACCCTTTACCTCGTTAGAAAAATTTTCCATATAATCATAGAAAGCATGCAAGTAAATGGTTTTAGTTTCTGTTAGTGTAATTAGAAAAGTGCCATAAAGAGGTGTATGACGACCTGTAAAAGTTAATTCTACTGAGTTATATATAGAAGAAGCGTTATCAACCGGAACAATGTGTTGGGAATTTAAAAAATCTTGTGGCTCTTTAGTTTCATAAAACCTTGTTCTTACCCATACAGAAGGTTGTTTTACTACACTGATTTTTTCTCCACTCGGGGTATCAACTTGCTCTACTAAAGCATCTTCTCTGTACTTGATAAATAAAGATCCGTAATAAATAACCCATTTGCCGGGTGGTAGTGTAATGGACTGCCCCATATAGCGAGTTAAGTTAGGTTTTCCTTCAGCAAGATGTTGTTTATAATCATGGAAGGTTCTTATACGATTTGGAAAAGGTGCTTCTGTTGTTACTGCGTTGCCTTGCACTAATTGTGTGGTTCCCAGTATGGTAGGGTCAGTTCGGGGTACATAGCCCAGATTTCCATTTGCATCTGCCACTATAGAGCGAGTATATTCTGTATCACTTACATTGCCCTTGAGTTCGCGTACTCTTGCTGTTCCGTTGATGTCCAAGGTTGCGGTAGGATTATTAGTACGTATGCCAACCGTATGATCTTCTTTAATATAAAAATCATTACCTGCTCCTGATACGCCAATACTATAATCTGATAATTTTGTTGTGCCGTCTCCTCTATATCTACTATAAAAAGATGTTAGATGTTGTAGCTCATTACCTATATATCCCGTATAAAAACTATTGTGTAGAAGTGCATCCGTAGGTAACGGTAAGGGATTTTCTTTCGTGCCTCCGTAGGTATTAAAATAGAGACTTATTGGATCATTTGGATTTAAATGCCCATTCATATAATGATTAAAGATAATATCATTACCAAATACAAAATTATCCTTCTTTTTTATTGCATCTATTTGAAAAATACCATTAAGGTCACTTGGGTTTTTTACCTGTATTCCCAATCTACCAGCATTACTCACCGTGATTAGCGGATTATTATCACTATTTTTAATTTTGAGTGCGCTGGTGGCGGCACTATTTTCTTTGGATACCACCTCCAAAGTCGCTTGCGGTGTATCTGTGTTAATGCCCACCTGAGCAGTGACCGCAACCGCTGATAATACGGCTAAAGAAAATAATAATTTCTTCATTTGTTTTATTTTTTTGGTTAATATTTTATTGATTTATTCTTTTCTTAATTAAATTTTTGCTGTTTTTTTTTCAACTTTTTTTGCTCCTTCATTTAGAAAGAGCCCCAACCCGTGAGGCTCTTCTTTTTGAAGAAATTACTACTTTCACACAGGTGAAAATAGAAAAACCGCACAAGATTTTCTTGCACGGCTTTGCGGTTCGCTCCCGCGGGGAAGCAATAAATTATTATAAGTTATTGATAATAAGTTGTTTAGCTTATTATCTGTGTGTGTGTGTGTGTGTGTGTGTTTACACTTTATTTTGAAACTCACAAATTTCATTTGTTAAAATTTCGTTATTTTTTTTTGTTAAAACTTTCCGTTGAGATTTTTCTCTTTTCTCAACCTGCCCACAAATGTATTTTACGTTTTTGAATTACGCAAATTTATTTTTTTTGAGACAGAGGATTTTTTAAGGCTTAAAAAATTTTGCAGATGGTTGATGAGCGTGTAAGATGTTATGGCGGTAAAGTATCTTGACAATCTGGTTGTAATTGACACCTATTTTTCTAAATTGAGCGTTTAACTCGGTGAATTTGGTATAAAAATCAATGGCTGTTTTATCAATTTTTACCGTTTTAATTTCTCTATTGAAAAGAACTGAAGTAATAAAATGGGCTTTATACTTCATTCCCGATTGTTCAAACAAGGATAAAAAACTTTGCATTTTCTTCATCATTCAATCGAAATACATAGCGATGCTTGCGAGGATTTAATTTCTCTGGACGACTTTATTAAGGAATTTGTAAAAATAATAGAAGTATGAGAAAGAAAAGAAACCCCATCAACGAAAGCGAGTTAATGGAGCTAATGGCAGGAAAAATTTGGGAATGGTTTCTTTGTACATTAACTTTGAAAATTTCTTTGATACAAGACAGACACGTTTCGACAACATTTATACAGGTACAATAACCAACCCTGTTTTTAAAGACATCTATGCACCATTAGACGGATTTGTAATTAACGGAGGAATAAAATTTAGACTTTAAGAAGATGAATAAAACCATATTTAATATAACAAAAATGGATTGCCCAAGTGAGGAGCAATTAATCCGTATGAAACTGCAAAACTTTGATACGGTAAAGTCATTGGAATTTGATATTCCCAATAGAAAACTAAATGTTTACCATAGTGGAACCCCAGAGCCGATTTTTTCAGCTTTGGAAACCTTGAACCTAAATACAACGCTGATTTCAACCGAAGAAACTAACGCAGTTGTTGAAACAGATACAAGCAATAGCCAACGGAAACTACTATGGACGGTATTGATTATCAATTTCGTTTTCTTTGGATTGGAACTGTTGTTCGGTATTTTTTCCAACTCAATGGGATTGGTAGCGGATAGCTTGGATATGCTTGCCGATAGCATCGTTTACGCATTGGCTTTGTTTGCTGTTGGGGGTACGATTGCAAGAAAAAACAATATCGCCAAATTTGCAGGTTACTTTCAAATCCTGTTAGCCGTTATCGGTTTTGTTGAAGTTATCAGACGTTTTATCGGAATAGAAGCGATGCCCGATTTCAAAACAATGATTATTGTTTCTGTTTTGGCATTGATAGCAAACGTACTTTGTCTTTACCTATTGCAAAAGAACAAGAGTAAAGAAGCCCATATGCAGGCTTCGATGATTTTCACGTCAAACGATGTTATAATCAATTCAGGGGTTATCGTTGCAGGAATTTTGGTCAATTGGTTAAACTCGAGCTATCCCGATTTGATTATCGGAGCTATTGTATTTGTAGTTGTGGCAAGAGGGGCATATAGAATATTGAAATTGGCAAAGTAGTCGTTAAGTTCCCTGTTTTAACTAATAGAAACAGACAGGATAATGAAAATACAGGTATTAAGCTGTTGTGAACGTACTTGAATAAAACGGAAGAACAAGGACGAAAGACAGAGTTTATTCTATCAGTATTATGTGAAAAGGGCTTTGCAAGCCCTTTTCTCTTGTCCTGTAATCACGATAGGGAATAAAATGTTTATTTGTTTTTGAGAAACAAAAAATTCGTATATTTGCTTTGAGCTAACGGAAACACGTTGAAATACAAAGCAATAAGCACCGTTACCAAATCGTTACCTGACTTTTTTGATAATCTTTATAAAAGCTTAGTATTCAACCGATACAGCTTTTTCCTGAAAACTTTAAAATATAGATCATTTTAAACTAACTTACCATTCTCAACATTAATCACAACATCTGCAAGCTTAAAAGTTTCTATACGATGAGATATAATTATTATAATGGAAGATGGGTTTAACATTCTTATCTTGTTAATAATATCAAATTCTAATTGAGAATCTAAGGATGATGTTGATTCGTCAAAAATGAATAAAGAGGAAGACTTATTAATAGCTCTCGCTATTGATATTCTTTGCTTTTGTCCGTCGGATAAAAAACTTCCAGAAGTTGATATGGTAGAATCTAATCCATCACTAAGATCATTGATAACGCTATCTAATTGAACATGCTCGATAATCTTTCTTATGTCATTATTATCTTTATTAACACCATAGTTGATGTTATAAGCAATTGTATCATGAAATAATTGATTCTCTTTTTCAATTAAACTATAATGGTCTGATAAATTTTCAATTTCATTAATTTTTATATCGTTAACTTTAATTTCACCACTTGTAGGGTGTATAAAATCACAAACCAGGTTTATCAATGACGATTTTCCACTTCCACTAAAACCATTAATTACATAAGTGTTTCCAGTTTCAAATTTACAACTTATATTATCCAAGATGAGATTATCTCCATATC includes:
- a CDS encoding IS982 family transposase, with product MSNLEANYNFILNKLIEISGTENFYFKPVKPKLSDIELISLIILAEFKSIDSEYQLFREIKGWAIESKIERSVYNRRKRKLFPFLEEIRCKMVKKFNDFENYFLVDSMPLEVCKLSRSSRSKICKENSFSMPNKGFCASQNLHFYGYKLHAICSIAGVFQSFDLSPASVHDIHYLKDIKLQISDCVLLGDRGYLSQTVQLDLFNEVKIQLETPKRKNQKDYKPQFYPFRKCRKRIETLFSQLCDQFMIRRNYAKSFEGFKTRILTKITSLTTIQYLNKFVFHSNINNLKINLIR
- a CDS encoding RteC domain-containing protein, with the translated sequence MYALHAAKAISGGQISLNKIAVTFQALFKIELQDIHHTFHRMKSRSSSRTLFLNQLVNSLETYMDKNI
- a CDS encoding cation transporter — its product is MNKTIFNITKMDCPSEEQLIRMKLQNFDTVKSLEFDIPNRKLNVYHSGTPEPIFSALETLNLNTTLISTEETNAVVETDTSNSQRKLLWTVLIINFVFFGLELLFGIFSNSMGLVADSLDMLADSIVYALALFAVGGTIARKNNIAKFAGYFQILLAVIGFVEVIRRFIGIEAMPDFKTMIIVSVLALIANVLCLYLLQKNKSKEAHMQASMIFTSNDVIINSGVIVAGILVNWLNSSYPDLIIGAIVFVVVARGAYRILKLAK